One window of Fusarium keratoplasticum isolate Fu6.1 chromosome 2, whole genome shotgun sequence genomic DNA carries:
- a CDS encoding Fungal-trans domain-containing protein → MADRATTKKQQAPSPSSLPFLSISQDHYGVGEDIEYTTQMLRLVSGYTGDPGMSLGAAWPEPDKLVQTANSYASSNGTTDSEQSNRLPGFIKSLSSCIDTDDIAYLRSKGALSAPNVHLQNALLWSFFEYVYPFIPVVDVEEFLESVHDRDGNSGQVSLLLYQAVLFAGTAHVSMDLLKKSGFNTRREARKAFFHRVRLLYDFNAESDRVVIIQALLLMTLWYETPNEHRNTWHWIDVAISQAFAAGLHRDPPFLSSPPLIRIQRLRRRIWWTCLMRDRLVSLGMKRPPRINDEDYCVTMLEEADFGPADLPETERGQLRDMCSYIQDSHKRMALARLCIAKANLCRRLRYYLRSRYSVFAENAGDEAAEAFTISRPNDKAAYVSCSEDLVAWQKALSNDCKYRTLSSDLVAHEDRTVALHRTILHMIYYASISGIHRSRFTLLLHDKESSLFDQEVSKIWMQHAAIRVSDMAGEIHQHGLDGLLPTLALSVVVSAASVHLLEIRGVIDAERKRAYEGYRRCMVVLDSLADMYVAADLAKDAMEWAFIQPSARASEPSDEVESMVQSSQSPTAVDAPVDIDSLINGNREGCSAPRESVEPDHDDVGLGAPGADFEDVWMDYPMGEMDKFENSVMFSDIDL, encoded by the exons ATGGCAGACAGAGCCACGACAAAGAAACAACAGGCGCCGAGCCCGTCGAGCTTGCCTTTCCTGTCGATCTCGCAAG ACCACTACGGCGTCGGCGAAGACATTGAGTACACGA CTCAGATGCTACGTCTTGTGTCTGGCTACACTGGTGATCCTGGTATGAGCCTCGGAGCTGCCTGGCCAGAGCCCGACAAACTCGTACAAACGGCCAATTCTTACGCCTCGAGCAATGGTACCACAGATTCCGAACAATCTAATAGATTACCTGGTTTTATTAAATCACTATCATCGTGCATCGACACAGACGACATCGCCTACCTACGGTCTAAAGGAGCCCTGTCGGCGCCAAACGTGCACCTCCAAAACGCCCTTCTCTGGTCCTTCTTCGAATACGTATATCCTTTCATACCCGTGGTAGATGTCGAAGAATTCCTCGAGTCGGTGCACGACCGAGACGGTAACTCTGGTCAAGTCAGCCTCCTCCTGTACCAGGCCGTCTTGTTTGCAGGGACAGCACACGTCAGCATggatcttctcaagaagTCTGGCTTCAACACCCGCAGAGAGGCGCGCAAGGCCTTCTTCCACAGAGTTAGA CTTCTCTACGACTTCAATGCCGAGTCAGATCgggtcgtcatcatccaagcGCTTCTACTCATGACGCTCTGGTACGAGACCCCGAACGAACACCGAAACACATGGCACTGGATCGACGTCGCAATATCACAGGCATTTGCCGCTGGCCTACATCGAGACCCGCCGTTCCTCAGCTCCCCGCCTTTGATCCGCATTCAAAGACTCCGTCGGCGGATATGGTGGACTTGTCTAATGCGTGATCGTCTGGTGTCTTTAGGCATGAAGCGACCACCGCGGATTAACGATGAAGATTATTGCGTCACCatgctcgaggaggctgatTTTGGACCTGCCGACTTGCCAGAAACAGAGCGCGGCCAGCTACGAGACATGTGCTCCTACATTCAAGACAGCCACAAAAGAATGGCCCTGGCTCGGCTTTGTATCGCCAAGGCAAATCTCTGTCGTCGCTTGAGATACTATCTCAGATCACGATATTCTGTTTTCGCCGAAAATGCCGGCGACGAAGCAGCTGAAGCTTTCACCATTTCAAGACCGAACGACAAAGCTGCATATGTCTCGTGTAGCGAGGACCTAGTTGCCTGGCAAAAGGCATTATCGAATGACTGCAAGTATCGGACCCTTTCGAGTGATCTTGTGGCGCACGAGGATAGGACTGTTGCCCTTCACCGCACAATCCTCCACATGATCTACTACGCTTCAATATCTGGGATCCATCGGTCCAGGTTTACTCTACTCTTACACGACAAAGAGTCTTCACTATTCGATCAAGAAGTCTCAAAGATTTGGATGCAGCACGCAGCCATACGGGTTTCGGACATGGCTGGAGAGATTCATCAGCATGGTCTTGATGGACTTTTACCGACTTTGGCCTTGAGTGTTGTTGTTTCGGCTGCTTCGGTTCACCTACTCGAGATAAGAGGGGTCATTGATGCCGAGAGAAAGAGGGCTTACGAGGGATACCGCAGATGCATGGTGGTGCTCGACTCACTAGCGGACATGTATGTGGCTGCAGACCTGGCAAAGGATGCCATGGAATGGGCCTTTATCCAACCGTCTGCCAGAGCATCCGAGCCAAGTGACGAGGTCGAATCAATGGTGCAGTCCTCTCAAAGCCCCACGGCTGTAGATGCTCCTGTTGATATCGACAGCCTGATAAACGGCAACCGCGAGGGGTGCTCAGCGCCGAGAGAGAGTGTTGAGCCGGACCATGATGATGTGGGCCTAGGCGCCCCGGGAGCTGATTTTGAGGATGTGTGGATGGATTATCCAATGGGAGAGATGGACAAATTTGAAAATAGTGTCATGTTTAGTGACATTGACTTGTAA